The region ACCGTAGGTATCGACTTTACGGCACGCGAGATGCAGAAGAAACTGCGCGAGGCTGGCCAGCCTTGGGAACTCGCCAAGGGATTCGACGGTTCTGCGGTTATCGGCGAATGGGTCGACATCCAGAAGTTCCGTGATATCCAGGCACTGCACTTCCGCCTCGACCTCAATGACAAGACCGTACAGGAAGGCTGCACGAGTGATATGCTCTACAAGGTAGATGAAATCATCTCCTACATCAGCCAGTACTTCACGCTCAAGACGGGCGACCTGCTCTATACCGGATGTCCTACAGGCTGCGGTCCTGTCAACATCGACGACCATCTCGTAGGCTATCTCGAAGACAGGAAGGTGCTCGATTTTCACTGTAAATAAACAATATTGCAAGTAATATATCGATATGAACACAACGAAGGTTTGGAAATACATGCTGCTGGCATGCCTGCTCATGCTGGTGGTTCCTGCTCAGGCACAGCGATTCTTCAATCTGACCTCTTCTGAAGTCAGAGTAGATTCTGTGTTGCCCCGTTTCGTGTATTCCATTCCTTTGACCGGTGCATATCGTGATTCTGTATATACCGTCAGCCTGAAATATGGCGAGTATATCGATATGACTGCCTCCGACATCGCTAATTACAACCGCCTTTCGGGTGCAGTTCCTCCTGAGCAGGTATTTCCCCAGCAGCGGGTTACCGAATGCCGTAAGCAGGGCGTACTCCAGATAGATTTCAGTCCTGTCGTGTTCCGCAATAACCGCCATCAGCTGCTGGTCAGCTTCATGCTTCAGGTAGATGCCCGTCCTCTGAATCGCTCCGAGCGTTCCAGTCGAGGTTCTCTGTTGGCTAAGGGTAAAGTATCAGCCTTCACTTCTTCTGATGCTTTGCGCTCAGCTACCTCTCTTTATGCCTCCCATTCCGTCCTAGCCTCAGGCAGATGGGCGAAGATCAGAGTCAGCGAAACCGGTTTCCATCAGCTTACCGAACAGGTAGTGCGCCAGGCAGGCTTCTCCGATATCAGCAAGGTGAAGATTTACGGCTATGGCGGCAATCTGCAGAACGAAGCCCTTCTGGCGAGCGAACTGCAGGCTACCGACGATTTGCAGGAAGTTCCCCAGTGCATCGTTGGCGGCAAGCATTATTTCTATGCCCAGGGACCGGTTTCCTGGAAGTCTGAAACCGCCCTCCAGCGCATCCGTAATCCTTATTCCGATTACGGCTACTATTTTATTACCCAGACCGATGGAGAGCCACTGGTGCAGGATTCAGCCACCTTTGTCTCTTCCCATTATCCGCAGCCTTACGATTACCATTCCCTCTACGAGTCAGATGGTTACAGCTACTATCATGGCGGCAGAAACCTCTTCGATGCAGAAGAACTGAAGGTGGGTGATGAAAAGAAAGTCGTAATCACGAATACCACCGGTTCTGCGGCAGGCAAACTCTCCGTAGCCCTGACTACCACCACAAACAGCGTGGCTCAGATACTGAAGAATGGCAAGGCTTTGGGCGAAATCACCCTTTCTCTCAAGGATGACAATCCGTTGGAGGATATATCTTACCTCAAGGCTACAGAGAAGGTTGCCACTTATCCCATTTCCGATTTCCAGGATAAGGATACCATCTCCATCAAGGTCTTGTCAGGTGCTTCCATCCGCCTCGATTATATCTCCGTAACGTGGGCAGAGCCTGGAAGCTGTGCCTTTACCGCTGCGAACCTGGCCTCCGGTGGAAAGATTCCGGCTGCCCAGTATGTCTACGGCATCACCAACCAGGATCATCATGCCGATGGAGCAGCCGATATGGTCATCATCATCCCGACCTCACAGAAACTGCTGAAACAGGCTCAGCGACTGAAAGAATTTCATGAACAGCACGACGGACTGCGCGTTACCATCGTTCCTGCCGATGAACTCTATAACGAATTTTCTAGCGGTACCCCCGATGCCAACGCCTACCGCCGCTACCTGCGCATGCTTTCCGATAAAGCGCAGAGCGAGGCTGACATGCCGAAATATCTCCTGCTCTTCGGCGACTGCGTATGGGATAACCGCATGCTTACCTCCGGTTGCAGAATCCTGAATCCAGACGATTATCTGCTGTGCTTTGAGAGTGAAAACTCCTTCAGCGCCGTATCCTGCTTCGTCAGCGACAGTTGGTTCGGCATGCTTGGTGAGGGAGCCGGACTGTATCCTAACCGTGAGCTGCAGGATGTAGCCGTAGGCCGCTTCCCGGTAACCTATGCAGAAGAAGCCCAGGTGCTGGTAGACAAGACCATCAGTTATGCTCAGAATGCCAATGCAGGCGCCTGGCAGAACACCCTGATGTTTATGGGCGATGACGGAAACGGAAACCTCCACATGCAGGATGCCGATGAGGTGGCAAATGATGTGCTCACCACCTATCCCGCCTATCTCGTCAAGAAGGTGATGTGGGATGCCTATACCCGCGAAACCTCCTCTACGGGCAATACCTATCCCGAGGCAACGAGAATCATCAAGCAGCAGCAGGCTGCAGGAGCCCTCATCATGGATTATGCCGGACATGGCGATCCTACCCAGATGTCGCACGAATCGGTTCTGAAACTTACCGATTTTGCCGATTTCCGCAATACCAACCTGCCGCTCTGGGTAACTGCCTCCTGCGATATCATGCCGTTCGACGGACTCGAAGCCAACATCGGCGAATATGCGCTGCTCAACGAAAAAGGCGGCGCAGTAGCCTTCTATGGCACCACCCGTACCGTTTACGCCCAGTATAACAAGCATATCAACCGTGCCTTCATCCACAGAGTGCTCAGTCTGGTAGACGGCAAGCCTGTCACGATAGGCGAGGCGCACCGACTGGCTCAGAACGACCTGGTAAGCGGCAACGGTCCAACTTCCGGTTCCGATATCACCGAAAACCATCTCCATTATTCCCTCTTGGGCGACCCGGCTCTTGCACTCAATCTGCCTATGCATCAGATTGTGGTAGATTCCATCAATGGCATTCCTGTTGCCGAGTCTGAAACCCTGCCGATGCTGAAGGCAGGCTCTATCGCCCGCATGGCTGGTCATATCGAGGGAGCAGACGACTTCCGGGGCGTCATCACCGCTACCGTAAGAGATTCCAAGGAGACGGTTACCTGTCGCCTGAACGATACCGGCAAGGATGGCGCTGAGAAGGCATTCGAATACAAAGACAGAACCAAGACCCTGTATCAGGGCACCGATAGCGTAAGAGGCGGCAAGTTTGCCTTCTCCTTTGCCGTTCCGCTGGATATCAATTATTCCAACCAGAGCGGTCTGGTCAACCTCTATGCGGTGAATACCTCCAAGACCCTCTCTGCCCACGGCTCCAGCGAGCAGTTTACGGTAGGCGAGAGCGAGGAGCAGAAGAACGATTCCATCGGTCCTTCCATCTACTGCTATCTCAATTCGCCTTCCTTCGTAGATGGCGGCAAAGTCAACGCCACTCCGTTCTTTGTGGCAAAGATAACCGATAAGGACGGAATCAATGCTGCCGGAAGCGGTATCGGCCACGACCTGCAGCTGGTGATAGATGGCGATATGTCGAAGACCTATGTGCTGAACAGCAATTTCACCTACGATTTCGGAACCTATATCAGCGGTTCTACCTATTACAGCATACCGCAACTGGAACCGGGCAAGCACGAACTCACCTTCCGAGCCTGGGATATCCAGAACAACAGTTCTATGGTGAAGCTCCGTTTCAATGTGGTGAAGGCACTGAGTCCGGCGCTCTTCGATGTGGGTGTAACCGCCAATCCGGCTAAAACCTCCACTACCTTCATCATCAGTCACGACCGCACAGAGAGCGATATGGACGTGGTGGTAGAAGTGTTCGATTCATCGGGCAGACAGCACTGGCGCCATTCCGAAAGCGGTGTACCTACCTCGGGCAGCTATACCGTAAGCTGGGACCTCACCTCCGATAGCGGCACCCCTCTGGGCACCGGCGTATATCTCTATCGCGTCAAGGTGGCGAGCGATGGCAGCAGCTACACCTCTAAAGTCAAGAAACTCATCATTATTAAATAAAAATATATTTACAATGGCAATGAAAAGAATCTATAAGATATTCATCTTGGGATGTCTCGCTCTGATGGCATCAGAAGTGAAGGCGCAGGATAAGAAAGACCTCTTCAATCCTGTGAACTATGCAGTCATTTCGCAAACCATAGCTCCTGATGCCCGTGGTGGCGGTTTGGGAGATGTCGGTGCGGCTACCGACCCTGATGTCAACTCCCAGTACTGGAACCCGGCAAAATATCCTTTCACCATTTCGCGTGCCGGTGTGTCGCTCAGCTTCACCCCTTGGCTGCGCTCGCTGGTCAATGATATGAATCTTGCCTATCTGTCTGGCTATTACCGCATTGGTGATTACAGTTCCGTATCTGCATCGCTCCGCTATTTCAATATGGGCGAAGTGTTTACCAGCAAAGAGGGTGCCGAGAGTGGCACGGGTATGACCATCAATCCTTACGAGATGTCGGTCGATGTGGCTTATTCTCTGATGCTCAGCGAGAAGTTCTCTCTTGCTGCCGCCATCCGCTGGATCTATTCCGATATGCGCTTCGATTATACCGAAGATAATTCGCCAGCCTCCGCTTTCGCAGCCGATATTGCTGCCTATTACCAGAACTATGTGGTCATCGGCCAGCGCGAATGCCAGTTGGGTTTGGGTTTGAATATTTCTAACATAGGTAGTAAGATTACCTTCAGTGGCAAGGAGTATGGCGAGTTCCTGCCAGCCAACATGCGTCTGGGTGCCTCGCTGATGATTCCTATCGACGAATACAACCGCGTTACCCTGGCAGCCGATGTCAACAAGTATCTGGTGCCTACCGTTCCGAAGCAGGAAGAGGGTGAGGACAATTCAGAATATGAAGACCGTGTGCATCGTGAGTATGATGATATTTCGGGCATCAGCGGTATCTTCAAGAGTTTCAGCGATGCCCCTGGCGGTTTCAAGGAAGAGCTGGAGGAAATCAACTACGGTCTGGGTGCCGAGTATGTATATAATGATAAGTTTGCGCTGCGTGCCGGTTATCATCACGAGAGTCAGAGCAAGGGTAACCGCAAGTACTTCACCGTGGGTGCCGGTTTCAAGATGAATGTCTTTTCGCTCGATGCTGCCTATGTGGTGGCTACCGCCAAGAGCAACCCGCTCGACCAGACCCTCCGCTTCACCCTGTCGTTTGATATGGATGGACTGAAGGACCTGTTTAAGAGGTAATGTTGAGTGTTGAATGAATAGTGTTGAATGTTGAGTGTTGAATGTTGAATGAATAGTGTTGAATGTTGAGTGTTGAATGTTGAATGTTGAATGAATAGTGTTGAATGTTGAATTTTTGCCTAACGGACTCAAGGGCGCTAGCCTAATTCAACATTCAACATTCAACATTCAACACTAAAAAATCAACACTATAATATAAATTTAAAGTGATGAATATACGTGTAGGATTTGGATATGATGTCCACAAGCTGGTGGCTGACCGCGACTTGTGGCTGGGAGGAATCAAGATAGATTATGAATTGGGATTGCTGGGCCACAGCGATGCCGATGTGCTGATACATGCCATTTGCGATGCCCTGCTGGGCGCTGCTAACATGCGTGATATCGGATATCATTTCCCCGATACGGCAGCAGAGACTCTGAATGTGGATTCTAAGATTCTGCTCCGCAAAACGATGGAACTGATAGCTACCAAGGGTTATACACTGGGCAATATCGATGCCACAGTCTGTGCCGAACGCCCTAAACTCAACCCGCATGTGCCAGCCATGAAAGCATGTCTGGCAGAGGTGATGGGGGTAGATGAAGACCAGATATCCATCAAGGCAACAACCACCGAGAAACTCGGATTCACAGGCAGAATGGAGGGAATCTCCGCCTATGCCACCGTTCTTATCCAGAAAGGATAGAACGCAAGCAAGGCGCCCTGTAAAGGCAAAAGCCTTATAAACTGCAAAGTGTCAGGAAGTTGTTAATTTCCGTTTTTTTTGTTCATTTTTGCTTGATATATATCAAAAAAATGCAAAAACGTCACACTTTCTTGGCTAAATATTTGGTGGATAGCCGAAATAGTAGTAATTTTGCAGCGTCAAAAGGTTAATAGATTGTTTAGGTTAGTAGTAATAGATTTAGGTTTTTAGTTATTAGGTTTTAAGGTAGATTGTTTAACCGATAATTGAGAAAGTCGTGAGACTATTTTGATTAGATTTTTTAAGTTAAACATATTACATGCCACAGCTCGTTGAGAGTTGTGGCATGTTTTTTTATGCCCCATTCTCCCCCTTCCGTTTCCTCTTTTCCGATTTCCTCGAAAAAACATGCCTTTTTATTTTGTTTTGTCTCCGATTTGTGCTATCTTTGCAGTATCAATCAATATACGCAGCTTTTTGCGGTATCAAAAATATACGCAGATGAGAGTACTCATAGTAAATACAAGTGAAAAGACAGGCGGAGCGGCAGTAGCAGCCAACCGCCTGATGGATGCCCTTAACAACAATGGCGTTAAGGCAAAGATGTTGGTACGCGACAAGGAGACAGAAGACATCACCGTGGTCAGTCTGCCCCGTTCGCTCAGGTTGCAGTGGAACTTCCTGTGGGAGCGCTGGTGCGTATTCTGGCATCTCCATTTCTCCCGTCAGCGCCTCTGGGAGGTAGACATGGCAACATCGGGTACCGATATCACCAGGCTCCGCGAGTTTCAGGAGGCAGATGTCATCCATCTCTCCTGGATCAACCAGGGCATGCTCTCACTCAAGGACATCCGCAAGATTATCCGCAGCGGCAAACCGGTGGTATGGACCATGCACGATCTCTGGCCCGCTACCGGCATCTGCCATTATGCACGCGGCTGCAACCGCTATGCCTCCGCCTGCGGCAACTGTCCGCTTCTCCCCAATAAAGGCAGCAAGAACGACCTCTCAGCAAAGATATTCCGCCGCAAGAAGGAACTCTACCATCGCGGCGCCATCTCCTTCGTCACCTGTAGCCGTTGGCTCGAACGGCAGGCTAAGGGCAGCGGTCTCTTCGTAGGGCAGCGCATCACCAACATCCCGAATCCGATAGATACCCACGTGTTCTGTCCTCAGGATCAGGCAGAGGCGCGTCTGCGTGCCGGTCTGCCAGCCGACAAGCATATCATCCTCTTCGTATCCCAGCGCGTAACCGACGAGCGCAAGGGCATGCGCTATTTCATCGAAGCCATCGACCGGCTGGTAGCGCGCTATCCTGAGATGAAGGAGAATACCGCCATCGCCATCCTGGGCGGCCATTCCGAGGAAGTAAACCTCACCCTGCCGTCCTATTCGCTCGGCTATGTCAGCGATGAGAAGCAGATAGTGGCAATCTATAATTCGGCAGATGCCTTTGTGCTGCCATCGCTCGAAGATAACCTCCCTAACACCATCATGGAGTCGATGGCGTGCGGCGTGCCGGGCATCGGGTTCAGGGTAGGAGGAATACCGGAGATGATAGACCATCAGCAGAACGGCTACGTAGCCAACTACCGCGATACCGAAGACCTGGCGAGTGGCATCCACTGGGTGCTCGAAGAGGCCGACAGGGCGGCGCTGAAGCAGGCATGTCTGCAAAAGGTAGCACAGAACTATTCGCAGCATGCCGTAGCATTGAAATATATTGAAATTTATAACGAGGCGATGGCCTACAAAAACTATAAGTTATGATTAAGTTCACCGTCGTAACCTGTACGTACAATGCCGAAAAGGAGTTGCAGCGTACCCTCGACAGCGTGCAGCGCCAGACCTACTGCAGCATCGAGCACATCATCATGGATGGCGGTTCCCGCGACCGCACCCTCCAGCTGGTGAAGGCATATCAGCATCGCAATGCAGTAGGCGAGAGCTCGCACGAAATCGTGGTCATATCAGAGCCCGACAAGGGACTTTATGATGCCATGAACAAGAGCATCGACCGAGCTACGGGCGATTACCTGGTGTTTATGAATGCCGGCGACACCTTTCCTACAGCCGATACGCTGGAGTACGTAGAAGGCTGTGTAGGCGAAGAAGAAGTACTGCCCGGCGTACTTTACGGTGATACCGATATCGTGAACGAGATGGGCCATTTTCTGCGTCATCGCCGTCTAGCCCCATCCAAGAAGCTCACGTGGCGTTCGTTCATCTGGGGCATGCTGGTGTGTCACCAGTCATTCTATGCCCGCACAGACATAGCCCGTGAGATTCATTACGATCTGCACTACCGTTATTCGGCAGATGTAGACTGGTGCATCCGCATCATGCGGGAGTCATCTCGCCGCAAGTTGCCGTTGCGCAACGTCCATGCCGTCCTCACCCATTTTCTGGATGGCGGCATGACCACGCAGAACCACAAAGCCTCCCTGAAGGAGCGTTTCCAGGTGATGCGCACCCATTACGGCCTTCTTCCCACCCTTGCAGTTCATGCCTGGTTCGTGATAAGAGGGGCTGTAAAGAGATAAATAGAAGAAGATTCCGTTTGGCGTTCTGGCTTTTTCTAACGCCTATGGGGAAATGATATTTTTCTTACGTCTAGCTTGTTTTCGAAGTGTGAAAAATGTAGACAAAAAATAGGAGAGTGTGTCGTAAGTCTAGATAATTGCAGCCGAGGACGGGCTGAAGGCCCAAAAGCTCCTAGCCCAGGGCGTATTGGATGTGACTTATGATGCACTCTCAATTTGTTAAACAAGCTTTGAGTTTTACATTGATGAAAAGTCCTCTTCATTAACTGTTCTTTTGTACGCAAGTTCATGCAGAAAAGTACTGATACGGTTCAATCAGCTAACTCAAGTAGTTCAATCAGTTAAGTCAAGTGGCTCAATCAGTGAGTCCAGCCGTCTGTGTAACCCAGTTCAGCCATATCTGCAACCCGATGCAGTCGAATCCTTAACCCGATGCAGTCGAATCCTTAACCCAACGCAGTCGAATCCTTAACCCAACGCAGCCATATCTGTAACCCGACGCAGCCGCTTCAGTTGGTAAATGGAAGTACATCGTTTGTTTACCTCATTTAAGCGCTCAATGACTACCAGGGCAAATTACCTTTTTACTGTTACCATCAGAGCTAATAATAGCTACCATCAGGGAGAATCATGGTTCTTCAGAATATGCCCGAATCACTACCAGGGAGAATCTTAAAAATACAAGATACTGAATATCAGACAGTTATGTGCAGATTTTTCTACCCTACACTATACCAAGTATATTATATATATACATTTACATCTTTTACACTATACGTAATACGGGAGGAAAAAGATTTTTTTTTCAACATTTCAGCTCATTTTGTCTGAAAAAATGTCTAAAACTCTTGTGCGGATGAAAATAAAGTCGTAACTTTGCGCTATAGAATTTTAAAACAGATGGTTATGAAGTACTTAGATCCTAAGGCAGACCTCACGTTCAAGAAGATATTCGGCAATCATCCTGATCGGTTGAGAAACCTCCTGTATGTCCTTCAGTCACTCAGCGAGGACGAGTTGATACACCTGCAACAGTATCTGCCGTCAGTAGAAGAACTGGAATTTTCCGGCTTTACAGATGCCGAACTCCGTGCCTACGACAAATTCTGGGATTCCGTAAGTGTAGAAAGGACCCTTTTGGATGACAGATACCAGAAAGGCAGAGAAGAAGGCATGAACCAGCGTAGCCTTGAGATTGCCAGGAATATGCTGGCAAAGGGGATGGATGCATCGACAGTCTTGGAAATAACAGGACTGTCGATGGAAGAGATACAACAGCTGAGAGCTAGAGGATAGTCTTCAGGTCGGCGATGATGGACTGGGTGTAGGCTCTTATCTGAGATTCTGACAGATCGCTGATATGCTCGGGAGCGAGGGCGGCGATGTGCTGGCGGCTCTCCATCTCTATCATCGTGGCGATAGGGAGGAGCTTGTGGGCTGTCTTGCCGATGGCTTCTATTGATAACTCGCCATCTGTTGCCTGCTGGAGGTTCTGGAGATGGGATGACAACTCCTGCTTGACGGTGCTGAGTATCTCGGCTTCTGCCTCCGGATCGCCTTCTGCAAAGGTCAGAAGGGGTGCAAAGCGGGATTTCTTATTGGTTTTCTCTGCCATATCCTCTGCTGCTGATGCAGTATTCTCTAATCCGAGGATTTCTTTCAGTTTCTCTGTGCTGAACGGCTTGAAGAGGCAATCGTCGAAACCGGCTTCTTTCAACTCTCTGATGATGCTGGCATCGTGGGCAGTCATCGCTACTACCTTCATGTGGCTGTGGTTGATGTGCTGAATCATCCTGATGCCGTTCATCTCGGGCATTTCGATATCCATCATCATCAGCGCAGGATGCTCGTTGTGGAGCACGGTGAGCGCCTCGGCTACATGCAGACAGGCAAAGACTTGCCAACTGTCGCCTACCAGCTTCTTCAGCATCTCCTGAAGCAGACGGAGCTGCAACGGGTCGTCATCGAGCAGCAGTATTTTGTGATTTTCGAAATGGGGCTTGGTTGGGGCGAGCGGCTTCTGCTCTTCTGCCTCTTCTGCTGCAGGAGCGGTACCTAAGGCAAGCGGAATGGTGACGGTGAAGGTGCTGCCCTTGTCCTTGACGGATTCAAGACGCAGGGTGCCCTGAAGCAGATTGACCAGTTCCTGGGTGATGTTCAGTCCGAGACCGGTGCCCTCGATGCCCTGGGCACTCTTCAGACGGGTAAACGCCTGGAACACCTTCTGGCGCTCTTC is a window of Segatella copri DNA encoding:
- the porU gene encoding type IX secretion system sortase PorU; the encoded protein is MNTTKVWKYMLLACLLMLVVPAQAQRFFNLTSSEVRVDSVLPRFVYSIPLTGAYRDSVYTVSLKYGEYIDMTASDIANYNRLSGAVPPEQVFPQQRVTECRKQGVLQIDFSPVVFRNNRHQLLVSFMLQVDARPLNRSERSSRGSLLAKGKVSAFTSSDALRSATSLYASHSVLASGRWAKIRVSETGFHQLTEQVVRQAGFSDISKVKIYGYGGNLQNEALLASELQATDDLQEVPQCIVGGKHYFYAQGPVSWKSETALQRIRNPYSDYGYYFITQTDGEPLVQDSATFVSSHYPQPYDYHSLYESDGYSYYHGGRNLFDAEELKVGDEKKVVITNTTGSAAGKLSVALTTTTNSVAQILKNGKALGEITLSLKDDNPLEDISYLKATEKVATYPISDFQDKDTISIKVLSGASIRLDYISVTWAEPGSCAFTAANLASGGKIPAAQYVYGITNQDHHADGAADMVIIIPTSQKLLKQAQRLKEFHEQHDGLRVTIVPADELYNEFSSGTPDANAYRRYLRMLSDKAQSEADMPKYLLLFGDCVWDNRMLTSGCRILNPDDYLLCFESENSFSAVSCFVSDSWFGMLGEGAGLYPNRELQDVAVGRFPVTYAEEAQVLVDKTISYAQNANAGAWQNTLMFMGDDGNGNLHMQDADEVANDVLTTYPAYLVKKVMWDAYTRETSSTGNTYPEATRIIKQQQAAGALIMDYAGHGDPTQMSHESVLKLTDFADFRNTNLPLWVTASCDIMPFDGLEANIGEYALLNEKGGAVAFYGTTRTVYAQYNKHINRAFIHRVLSLVDGKPVTIGEAHRLAQNDLVSGNGPTSGSDITENHLHYSLLGDPALALNLPMHQIVVDSINGIPVAESETLPMLKAGSIARMAGHIEGADDFRGVITATVRDSKETVTCRLNDTGKDGAEKAFEYKDRTKTLYQGTDSVRGGKFAFSFAVPLDINYSNQSGLVNLYAVNTSKTLSAHGSSEQFTVGESEEQKNDSIGPSIYCYLNSPSFVDGGKVNATPFFVAKITDKDGINAAGSGIGHDLQLVIDGDMSKTYVLNSNFTYDFGTYISGSTYYSIPQLEPGKHELTFRAWDIQNNSSMVKLRFNVVKALSPALFDVGVTANPAKTSTTFIISHDRTESDMDVVVEVFDSSGRQHWRHSESGVPTSGSYTVSWDLTSDSGTPLGTGVYLYRVKVASDGSSYTSKVKKLIIIK
- a CDS encoding fumarylacetoacetate hydrolase family protein, with amino-acid sequence MKIFAIGMNYTEHNKSLHGTLSKPERPVIFTKADSALLNNGKPFFIPDHLGRIEYETEVVVRISKLGKTIPQRFAHRYYDAVTVGIDFTAREMQKKLREAGQPWELAKGFDGSAVIGEWVDIQKFRDIQALHFRLDLNDKTVQEGCTSDMLYKVDEIISYISQYFTLKTGDLLYTGCPTGCGPVNIDDHLVGYLEDRKVLDFHCK
- a CDS encoding glycosyltransferase family 4 protein, with the translated sequence MRVLIVNTSEKTGGAAVAANRLMDALNNNGVKAKMLVRDKETEDITVVSLPRSLRLQWNFLWERWCVFWHLHFSRQRLWEVDMATSGTDITRLREFQEADVIHLSWINQGMLSLKDIRKIIRSGKPVVWTMHDLWPATGICHYARGCNRYASACGNCPLLPNKGSKNDLSAKIFRRKKELYHRGAISFVTCSRWLERQAKGSGLFVGQRITNIPNPIDTHVFCPQDQAEARLRAGLPADKHIILFVSQRVTDERKGMRYFIEAIDRLVARYPEMKENTAIAILGGHSEEVNLTLPSYSLGYVSDEKQIVAIYNSADAFVLPSLEDNLPNTIMESMACGVPGIGFRVGGIPEMIDHQQNGYVANYRDTEDLASGIHWVLEEADRAALKQACLQKVAQNYSQHAVALKYIEIYNEAMAYKNYKL
- the ispF gene encoding 2-C-methyl-D-erythritol 2,4-cyclodiphosphate synthase encodes the protein MNIRVGFGYDVHKLVADRDLWLGGIKIDYELGLLGHSDADVLIHAICDALLGAANMRDIGYHFPDTAAETLNVDSKILLRKTMELIATKGYTLGNIDATVCAERPKLNPHVPAMKACLAEVMGVDEDQISIKATTTEKLGFTGRMEGISAYATVLIQKG
- a CDS encoding glycosyltransferase family 2 protein — encoded protein: MIKFTVVTCTYNAEKELQRTLDSVQRQTYCSIEHIIMDGGSRDRTLQLVKAYQHRNAVGESSHEIVVISEPDKGLYDAMNKSIDRATGDYLVFMNAGDTFPTADTLEYVEGCVGEEEVLPGVLYGDTDIVNEMGHFLRHRRLAPSKKLTWRSFIWGMLVCHQSFYARTDIAREIHYDLHYRYSADVDWCIRIMRESSRRKLPLRNVHAVLTHFLDGGMTTQNHKASLKERFQVMRTHYGLLPTLAVHAWFVIRGAVKR
- the porV gene encoding type IX secretion system outer membrane channel protein PorV, translated to MKRIYKIFILGCLALMASEVKAQDKKDLFNPVNYAVISQTIAPDARGGGLGDVGAATDPDVNSQYWNPAKYPFTISRAGVSLSFTPWLRSLVNDMNLAYLSGYYRIGDYSSVSASLRYFNMGEVFTSKEGAESGTGMTINPYEMSVDVAYSLMLSEKFSLAAAIRWIYSDMRFDYTEDNSPASAFAADIAAYYQNYVVIGQRECQLGLGLNISNIGSKITFSGKEYGEFLPANMRLGASLMIPIDEYNRVTLAADVNKYLVPTVPKQEEGEDNSEYEDRVHREYDDISGISGIFKSFSDAPGGFKEELEEINYGLGAEYVYNDKFALRAGYHHESQSKGNRKYFTVGAGFKMNVFSLDAAYVVATAKSNPLDQTLRFTLSFDMDGLKDLFKR